TGAACTATACCCCTCTTCTGGAGATCTGTCAACACCCGTGCCCGTCAGGACAAGTATGTGCGAGCGTCGGGCCTGGGGGACTGTGCCCTGTGTCGCCGTGAAATGAAAGCCCCGGTGACGGCGCGGCAGCATGCTAGCCTCCCCTTATGCGGTTAAACGTGGTGTTTTTTGCCCACCTGCGGCGGGACATTGGAACTGAGCAACTGTCTATGGAAGCGCCGGAGGGGGCTGACGTGCGTGCGGTGGCCTCCCTGATTGAAGCCCAGCATGGCCTGAGCCTGAAAGGCTGCATGGTCGCAGTGAACGAGACCTACGCCACGCCGGAACACCCCCTGAAAGACGGTGACGAGGTGGCCTTCCTTCCGCCGGTGGCCGGCGGCAGCGACGAGGGGGGCACCCACTGCGAGATGACCGATCAGCCGCTGTCCCTGCAAGCGGCGGACGCATTTCTGGTCCGTCCCGAGTGTGGGGCGCAGGCCTATTTTGTGGGCACGGTGCGCAGTCCCAACAAGGGAAAGGACGTCGAGCACATTGACTACGAGGGCTACGCCCCCATGGCAAACCGGGTGATGCAGGGTGCGGCAGCCGCGGCGCGGGAACAGCACGGCGACTTGCGCGTCTGGCTTCAGCACCGCACCGGGCGGCTGCTGCCAGGCGAGGCCAGCATCCTGATCGGGGTGGCCAGTCCCCACCGCCGGGCGGCGCTGGAGGCCTGCGATTTTCTGATCGAATACCTGAAAGTGCAGATTCCAGTCTGGAAGCACGAGACCGACGATGACGGCCCACACTGGGTGGAGGGCCATTCGGCGCATCCGGCGCTCTAGCCCCTTACTTTGTGTTGCGCTGCGCCTGGGTTTCCAGAAAATACGGCGACGGCCCATGTTCACGGGCATGGGCCTCAAAACTGAGGTAGTAGCGGCTGGCGAGACCGATCATCAGGGCCACCACCGCAACCAGGGCCAGCAGCGGCCACACACCAGGGGGACCGGTCAGCAGACTGTTGAAGGCGAAGTGCAGCGCGACACTCAGCAGCAGCCCCCGCAACACCCAGCCCCGCACCGAACCGAACCCCGGCCCCCTGACCTGCTGCCAGTGCAGGCCGCCCAGCGCGTAGCCCTGCGGCGCACTGAACAGGGCGTGGGCCAGCGTGGTCACCAGGGCGTGCCATACGGTTGCCTCGCTGCCGAAGCCCAGCGTGTAGGTCACGTTTTCCATCAGCGCGAAACCCAGTGCGGCGGTCACGGCGTAGATCAGGCCGTCCATCGGTTCGTCAAAGGACAACTCGGTCACGGCCGTGGTGGCGGCCACGAATTTGCTGCCCTCCTCGATCACGGCGGTCAACAGCGCCACCAGCAGCAGCGTCAGGGGCAGCGTCGAGGCCAGCAGGTTACCCAGGCTGGCCTCGAAGGCCGCCGCGATCAACCACGCGAACATGCCCCAGCCGAAGGTGCGGGCCAGCAACTTTGGCGGCTCCGGATGGCGGTCTCGGCGCACGAAGAACCACAGCCACCATAGCGTCACGGTGACCGAGGCCAGCAGGGAGAGCGTCAACGCGGCGGCAACGGACATGGGCCCCGCAGTTAGGCGCGGGCCAGCCGGGCGGCGGCGGCCTGCATGGGCTGATGGGCCAGGTGGGTCAGTGCCAGCGCCAGCGCGTCCGCCGCGTGGTTGTTGAACAGTTCGCGCACGCCCAGCGACGCCTTGACCATGTAGATCACCTGTTCCTTGTCGGCGCGGCCCGATCCCACCAGCGATTTCTTGACCTGCATGGGGCCGTAGTGGTGCACCGGCACCCCCGCCTGCGCGCAGGCCAGCTGCACCACGCCGAAAGCCTGTCCCACCTTGAAGGCCACGTCGGCCTGCCGGCGCAGAATCTGGTCCTCAATGGCCACCGCTTCCGGTTGATATGTCTCGATCAGGCGGCTGACCTCGGCGTGGATGTAGGCCAGCCGGCGCGGCATCACCCAGGCACTCTCGGTGGTGATGCAGACGTGGTGCAGATGCCTGGCCTTGCGCACATTGCCCTCCACCAGACCAAGGCCCAGATTCGCAAGGCCGGGATCAATGCCAAGGACGATCATGTGTCCAGCATACGGGAAAATGGTGCACCACAACGGAAAAAGCCGCAGCCACGGGGTTTCCCCGGCTGCGGCCCCGGCGTAAGAAGGCTAGCGGCGGCTCTTGGGATCGAAGGCGTCGCGCAGGCCGTCGCCCAGAAAGTTGAAGGCCAGCACGGTAAACAGAATGGCCAGCCCCGGGTAGAACGGCAGCCAGGGGTAGCTCAGGACTACCTCCTGCGCGTTGCTGAGCATGTTGCCCCAGGTGGACACCGGCGGCTGGATGCCGAAGCCCAGGAAGCTCAGAGCGGCCTCGCCCAGAATCGCCCCGGCCACATCGATGGTGGCGCTCACCACGATGATGCCCAGCATGTTGGGCGCCAGATGCCGCCACATCACGCGGTTGTTGTTGGCGCCCAGTGCGCGGGCGGCGTCCACGTATTCCAGGTTCTTGAGGCGCAGCACCTCGCCGCGCACCAGCCGGGCGGTACCCATCCAGCCGAAAACGGCAAAGATGGTGATGATAATGACCACACTGGCTGAGGAGCCCAGGTTCTCGCGCATGTTGGCAATAAACGGAGCGTCACTGCTGGCAAACAGTCCCGAGATCACCAGCTGCAGCGGCAGGGACGGCAGGCTCAGCATGAATTCAATAAAGCGGCTGACCACCGAGTCCGTCAGTCCACCGAAAAAACCCGCCACCAGTCCGGCCAACGTGCCCAGCAGCACGCTGATGATCGCCACGGAGAAGCCCACCACCAGGCTGATGCGGCTGCCGTAGATCACGCGTGAGAGGACATCCCGGCCCAGTTCGTCCTGGCCCAGCGGATAGGTGGCGCTAGGCGGCGCGAAGAATCCGCCCAGATCCTGGGCATTGGGATCGTGTGGAGTAATGAGCGGGGCGAACAGGGCCGCCAGCATCACGAGGATGATAAACGCCAGGCTGATCATGGCCGCCTTGTGGCGCAGCAACCGGCGCATCGACATCTGCAGTGCGGAGTAGCTCTTCTGGGGAGGCGGGGCGGGCGCAGTGATTGTCATAACGGGGTCACCTTCACAGCCAAGGACCTCACGAGTAGCGAATCCGGGGATCGACCAGGGCATAGGCCAGATCGGCGATCAGCTGAAACACCACGGTCAGGATGGCCAGCAGCATCAGGCACAGCATCACCACGTTGAAGTCCTTGCTGACCAGCGAGTCCAGCAGGGCGCGGCCCATACCCGGCCACGAGAAGACCGTCTCGGTCAGGACCGCGCCGCCGAACAGGCCCGGAATCGACAGGCCCAGGATGGTGATGATCGGGATCAGAGCGTTTCTCAAGGCGTGTTTGAAGATCACCGAGCGGTTGGGTAATCCCTTGGCCCGCGCTGTCCGCACGAAATCCTGCCCGATCACCTCCAGAAAGCTGGCGCGCATAAAGCGGGTGGTCGCCGCAATCTCGCGGAACATCAGGATAGACAGCGGCAGGATCAGGTATTTCAGGCGGTCCAGCCAGAACGGCCAGAAGCCGTCCTCGGGACTCAGGCTGCCCAGCCCGCCGGGCGGCAGCGCGATGACCCCGCCCGTCAACTGCGGCAAATACACCGCAAACAGGTACAGCGCCATCACGCCAATCCAGAACACCGGCGCGCTGAAGGCCACGAAGCTCAGGAAGGTCAGCACGTAGTCCAGCGTGCTGTACTGCCGGATGGCCGAGTAGATACCCAGCGGCACGGCGATCAGGGTGCTGATGATCAGGGCCGGGACCGTCAGCAGCAGGGTATTGGGCAGCCGCTGGGTGAAGATGAACTGGGTGGCCGGAATCCCGAAATCGCGCGAGTACCCGAACTCGCCCTGAAAGGCCCGCATCAACCAGGACACGTAGCGCTGGGGCCACGGTGTGTTCAGGCCGTAGGCCTCACGCAGCCGGGCAATGTCCTCGGGGGTGATGCGCGGGTTGCCGAAAATCAGTTGATCCACCGGGTCGCCGGGCTGCAGGGCCGTCAGGGCGAAGATCACCAGACTGATCAGCAGCAGCAGCGGGATCATCTGCAGAACCCGGCGCAGGGCGTAGGTTGCCATAGGGGGGCCATCCTTTCAAAGAACATGGAGGGTGTTGAACGCAGGAAGGAGAGGAAGGCCAATGTTCGGCGCATCCTCTCCCCGTGGCGGGATTTCAGGCAATGTGCGCCCTGATCCCTGGCCTATTCTTTCTGCTTGTGCGCCGAAACTGCGCCCTTGCTGGTCCAGCCCACGCGGTAGGCATCCCAGGTGGGGTACAGCGTGTAGGCGCTGAAGTCGTAGTTGGCCAGCCCGTTGGCCTGGATATACGGATTCACGCGGTAGTACAGCGGCAGCGAGGGCACATTCTTGGCCCAGATAGTCTGCATCTGGTCAAACAGCTTGTTGCGCGCGGCCGGGTTGAACTCGGTGCGGGCCTGCAGTTGCAGCTTGTCGTACTCGGCGTTGACCCAGCCAGAGTTGTTCTGACCGGCGTAACCGTTGGCCTCGGTGGGCACACCCGAACCCTTGAACAGGTCGCCCTCCTCGAAGATGGGGTTGCTGATCCAGGCGTACATCGCCAGGTCCCACTTGCCCTCCGCACCCTTGGACAGGAAATCCGCTCCGAAGAACACGCTGGCCGGGTAGTTCTGAATGTTGACCTGCACGCCCACAGCCTTCCACTGTGCCTGCAGGATCTGCTGCACGCGCTCACGCACGCTATTGCCCGCCGTGGTGCCAAAGTTCAGACTGAACTTCTTGCCGCCCTTCTGCAGGATGCCGTCGCTGCCAGGGGTCCAGCCCGCTGCGGCGAACAGCGCCTTGGCCTTGGCCGCATCGAAGGGGTAGGCCTGCACGTCCTTCTTGTAGACGGTTGCCAGCGGGTTGATAAAGACATTAGACACCGGCTGCTTGCCCTGAAACAGCGCCTTGACGAGGCTGGGCCGGTCAATGGCGTACAGCAGCGCCTGACGGATGTTGGCATCATCCAGACCCAGGTCTTTCGCCTTCTGGCCACGGGTGTTGATGTCAATGTGCTCCCATACCGAGCCCGGCACGAAGTAAGTGGTGAACTTCCGCTGTCCGCGCTGCAGATCGATGGCCTGATCAAACGACAGGCCCACCGTCGCCAGCGCGTCCACCTGACCCGACAACACGTTAACCTTGAGGGTATTGGTGTTGGGAATAAAGCGGTAGGTCACAGTCTGGACGTACTTGCTCTCGCCGCCGGAAGGCTTGCGCCAGTAGTTGGCATTGCGGGTCAGGGTCAGGCTGTTGCCGGGGCGCCACGCGGTGGGCTTGAAGGGACCGGCCACCACCTTGGGCAGATTGTTGGAGGTTGTGAACTGGTTGAGGAACTTGATCCACTGCTCGTTGACCGCGTCGCTGGGCTTCTGGCCCTTGGTGGCCGCATTAAAGGCGTCCCAGGCGCCCTTCATCGCGGCGGAAGGGGCCACGCCGGGCGCCCCCGCCTGCTCGGCGAACAGATACGGCGGATCGAAAGTGATGGTGAAGGTCTTGTTGTTGGCGCCGCGCGTGATCTTCGCGTTCTCGAAGGGGTAGCGGTCCGGCACCGGCACGCGCTCGTCGTTCTGCACCATCAGCCAGAACTCGAAGTCGGCGGTGGTGATCTGCGAGCCGTCGCTCCACTTGGCGTCCGGGCGGATGGTGTAGGTCAGGCTGTTGCGGATGACCTTGCCGCTGGCATCCTTGACCACCTTGTAGCCGCCGTTGGCCACCGTGGGGACCGTGGTTGCCATATCGGCAAACAAATTTCCGTCGTTGTCCAGGCCGGTCAGGGACGCGCCCATCCAGTTGTTGATCTCGCTGGTGATCGCCAGGTTGTTGGTGACCCAGGGATCGTAGATGTTCGGCGGCTCCTGCGAGGTGCCGACGATCAGGCTGTTGTTGGCCGGGCCGGCCAGGGCCGGAGCCAGCACCGCAGGCGCCAGCAAAAGAGCGGAAAGGGTCAAAACCTTCTTCAGGGACACTTCTTTCATGAACGCCTCCAAGACTCTACGCGGGCCACCAGGGCCCCCAAACTGTGTTGATGGGGGTCAGTATAGGGCCGGGTGAAGAAGTGTCAAGGCTGGCGCCCAATTAGACGGTAAAATGCCGCGCTCCAGACCCATGAAGGACGTGCTGACACAGACATCCCACGGGCCAGAACATGACGTTCTGGCCCGTGGGATGTCTGGCTGATGTGCGAGATCGTGCTAGTGGCTGCCGCAGCCGCTGCTGCCCTCGCCATCGGGGGACTGGGCGCTGTCGGTGCGGAAGGAATGGCCACAGCCGCAGGAGCTGGTGGCGTTGGGGTTGTTGACGGTGAAGCCGCCGCCCATCATGTTCTCCACGAAGTCCACCTCACTGCCGCGCAGCAGGGACAGACTCATGTGGTCGACCAGCAGCTTGACGCCCCGGTCCACAACGACGGTGTCGCCTTCAAGTTCGCGGTCGTCAATGGCCATGCCGTACTGGTAGCCGCTGCATCCGCCGCTCTTGATGAACACGCGCACGCCAGCATTTTCCTTACCGCTCTGGCCGATGATGCCCAGGGCCTTCTGCGCGCCGTATTCGCTGATGGTCATGGCCTTTTCAGGCGCATCACCGTGGTTTTCGGGGTGAGTCATCGCGGTCATGCGTGAAGCGTAGCACCATTGGAACAATAAAAAGGTGCGCGGAGAGCAAATTGGATCCCAGGGCCAGACCTTCCCAGAGACGCCGTTTGCGCCCCGCCCAACGGCATCTCTATCAGACCCGCAGCCCGCCTGATTCTTTTTTCCGCTTACATTCCTTGAGTGTGGTCATGTTAAGATGAGCGCATGACGAACCCCTACGCCGAGTGGTTCGAGCAGCTCAGGGCCGAATACAGTGAGCAGCTCGGGTCCATGCCATTGCCTGACGGTCTGCCCGAACATCTGCGGCAGCTTATCCAGAACCGCGACGAGGACGCCATCCAGTTCATGATCAAACTGGCCTGGCAGTTCGGAGCCCAGGTCGGCTATGCTGCCGGGAGCCGGGCCGGAGGCGAACAGGTCTCGGTGGTCCGGCCCAGCGCCAGCGTTCAGGCCTAGACCACAGCCCAAACTCTGTTATATCTGACCGTCCCGCAGAGGGGCGGTTTTTTTGCCCCAGCCCCTAATGGCCCCGCACACGGGGCACTGCCCAGCAACCCACCTCTTTCCTGCCCCGCAGCAGCCCCAGCGCGGCCAGCTCGCTCAGCACGCACTGCGCGAATACGGCGATGGTTTCGGTCGGCGCGTCTTCCAGCTCCATCGACTCCAGACCAAGGCGGCGGGCTTCACGGGCCAGATACTGGGCAAGAGGGTCCACCCGCACAGCATAGAAAAAACCGCCCCGGCACACGGCCAGGGCGGTTCGGGTTGGGCGCGGCTCAGTCGTCGGCAGCAGCGGAGTGAGACAGCGACTCGCGCTCGTCGGCCTCACGCAGGGCGCGGATGCCCCGCACGATGCCAATGGTGGCGAAGTAGGTCGCCGCCGGCACCACGAACATCAGAATCCACAGCACGGTATTGGCATTGGCGGTGGTCAGGACATTGGCGCTGATCAGGTCCGGCTTGTAGCCAGCCACCGACATGATGATCAGCAGGGCCATGAACGAGGTGCCGATGGCCAGCCGCACCGGGTGGTTGGTGGGGTTCTCGGCGTAGTAGTTGTTGTCCTTGCTGCGGTCCAGCATGGGCACGGCGAACATCGCGCCGATAACCACAGTGGGCAGCAGGATCGCGCCGACGAACTCGGACCCGATGATGCCCCCGAGGATGTGGAACTCGAAGCTCGGGATGATGGCCAACGCACCGAAGACCCACAACAGGTACCAGTCGGGCTTGATGTTCTCAATCGGGGTGGTGCTGGGCGGCCCGAAGAACTCTACCGGGTGAACCGGAATAAAGGCGCTGAACAGCATGATGATCCCGGCAAACAGCAGCGTCAGCATCAGCATGATCGGGGTCTGCTGGGTCAGCAGCGGCACGCCGACGATCTTCTTGTAGGCGATGCGCTTGGCGTACTGCGGCTGGGTGTGCTTCTGCTTGATCATCAGCAGCATATGCGCAGCAGTCAGGGCCAGCAGGATGCCCGGCAGCAGCATGATGTGGTAGCCGTAGATGCGCGGAATGATGCCGTCGCCGGGGAAGTTGCCCGCGAAGGCCGCCTGCGCCAGCCAGCTGCCGACCCAGGGAACCGAGGCCGCAATACCGTAGACCACCTTGACCGTGTTGTAGGCGTAGTTGTCGTAGGGCAGAATGTAGCCGGTCACGGCGGTCAGAGCGGCGAAAATCAGCAGCAGCATGCCGATCCACCAGTTGATTTCACGCGGCTTCTTGAAGGCCCCCGTGAAGTAGATGCGCATCATGTGAATCACGGCGGCCGCCACCATGATGTTGGCAGTCCAGTGGTGGACGCGGCGCATCATGTCCCCGAAAGGCATGGCGTTCATCTTGAGGGCTGAGTGGTACGCCGCCGGAATCAGGTTGGGCTTGTCGGCGGTCCCCGGATCGAACGAGTTGACGATCAGGCTGTTGCTGGGCTCGTAGGACAGCGCCAGCACGATGCCGGTGATGATCAGGATAATCAGGCTGAACAGCGTGATCTCACCCAGGAAGAAACTGTGGTGAACAGGAAAGGCCTTGCGCAGGAACTTGTCGTTCAGGCGCGAGATGTGCAGGCGTTCGTCGAGCCACTGGTTCATGCGCTGTTCTCCTTGTGCCGCAGAAAGAGGTCTCTAGTGGGAAGGGGACTCATGCGAGCTGGGCCTTGACAGCTTCCTTGCGCGCTTCCCACTCCGACTCGGTGAAGGGATACGGGTTTTCCAGGAAGAATCCGGCCACCACCAGCTTGTCTCCGTCCTGTTTGATGGGCAGCTGCGCCAGTGGCCGGGGGGGCGGGCCGCCGACAACCTTGCAGCCCCGCTTGGGGTCGTACTGTCCGGAGTGGCAGGGGCACTTCATCTGGCCTTCGGTCTGGTCGTCGTCGCTAACCGAGCAGCCCGCGTGGGTGCAGATGTCGCTATAGGCCACGATCTCCCCGTCAATGGTGGCTTCCAGATTGGTGGGGGCAATGATCTGTCCCTTGGGAAAGCGGTACAGCGCCAGCACATTGTTGGGGTCGCCCTTGCGGATCAGGTTGTTGCCTTCCTTGTCCTTGCCCATCGGCCAGGCGCGGATCAACTGCTCGCTGAGTTCGCTGACCTTGATGATCTCGCCTTCCTTGCTGGCCGAGGCGTGTACCAGAATGTCGCCCTCAACAGGCGGCATCTTGTCGCGGGTCAGGCGGAACACCGGATTGGCGGTGCCCAGCACGCCCACCAGACTGACAATCCCGACGGTGGCGGTGGTGCCCATGGCCGCGTTGATAAAGCGGCGGCGGGTGATTTCGGGGTCCTGTTTGCGGTAACGGGTCATGCGTTTAACCTCTCAAGGAAAAAGGGAAGGGCTGGGGGAAAAGGGAGGCCGGGCTTACCAGGGGAATTCGCCGCTGGCGTCCTCGACCAGCACCTCGCCGTCCATGAAGAACTTCTTGTACAGCCCGATGGCCAGCGCCAGCAGCAGCAGAATCATGGCGGCGTAGAAGCCCTCGGCAGTGACATTGGGCATCACGGGTTCGCTGGCACCCCAGCCTGCATAGTCGATCACCATCTGGCGGGCGAACAGGACACTGAACAGCAGGGTCAGCCCCAGGGTTGTGACCATGGCGAGCATGGCGATCGGCGTAGAACGCACCTTGTGGATGCCGGGGTGCAGCTCGGTGCCCTCGGTCCACACGCTGTACAGCCCGATCAGGCCGTAGGTGAGCAGCACCATGATGAAGGTGGCCAGGAAGATTTCGGGGAGTTTGATGTCCTCGGGGACAAAGCGGCTGCGGTTCTTCAGCACGGCCGGGTCGATCTTGGTCTGGCCCTCGGCCACGGTGGCAGGGGTCAGCAGCTCCGGAATCTTGTTGCCCCAGCTGTTCAGGACGTAGTTGGCCACAGCGTAGATCTCGTTTTCCGCCAGCTTCTCGCCGTAGGCGGGCATGCCGCCCTTGCCGTTGATCAAGATGTTGTGCACATAGACAGGATCTTTAAGGATCTTCGCGTCCCCGGCCAGCGCCGGACCCACGCCGCCCTGACCCTGTGCGCCGTGGCAGCCCACGCAGCCTGCCGAGGCATAAAGCTCCTTGCCGATCGTTGGGTATTCCCGGCTGATATTGGCAACGACGGCCGGGTCGACTGTCACCGGCTCCGGCGCGGTTTCCTTGTTGAACAAGAACAGCAACAGGATCCACATAATGG
This genomic stretch from Deinococcus aerolatus harbors:
- the ruvC gene encoding crossover junction endodeoxyribonuclease RuvC, coding for MIVLGIDPGLANLGLGLVEGNVRKARHLHHVCITTESAWVMPRRLAYIHAEVSRLIETYQPEAVAIEDQILRRQADVAFKVGQAFGVVQLACAQAGVPVHHYGPMQVKKSLVGSGRADKEQVIYMVKASLGVRELFNNHAADALALALTHLAHQPMQAAAARLARA
- a CDS encoding PrsW family intramembrane metalloprotease; translation: MSVAAALTLSLLASVTVTLWWLWFFVRRDRHPEPPKLLARTFGWGMFAWLIAAAFEASLGNLLASTLPLTLLLVALLTAVIEEGSKFVAATTAVTELSFDEPMDGLIYAVTAALGFALMENVTYTLGFGSEATVWHALVTTLAHALFSAPQGYALGGLHWQQVRGPGFGSVRGWVLRGLLLSVALHFAFNSLLTGPPGVWPLLALVAVVALMIGLASRYYLSFEAHAREHGPSPYFLETQAQRNTK
- a CDS encoding ABC transporter permease, producing MTITAPAPPPQKSYSALQMSMRRLLRHKAAMISLAFIILVMLAALFAPLITPHDPNAQDLGGFFAPPSATYPLGQDELGRDVLSRVIYGSRISLVVGFSVAIISVLLGTLAGLVAGFFGGLTDSVVSRFIEFMLSLPSLPLQLVISGLFASSDAPFIANMRENLGSSASVVIIITIFAVFGWMGTARLVRGEVLRLKNLEYVDAARALGANNNRVMWRHLAPNMLGIIVVSATIDVAGAILGEAALSFLGFGIQPPVSTWGNMLSNAQEVVLSYPWLPFYPGLAILFTVLAFNFLGDGLRDAFDPKSRR
- a CDS encoding DdrH encodes the protein MTNPYAEWFEQLRAEYSEQLGSMPLPDGLPEHLRQLIQNRDEDAIQFMIKLAWQFGAQVGYAAGSRAGGEQVSVVRPSASVQA
- a CDS encoding ABC transporter permease, which translates into the protein MATYALRRVLQMIPLLLLISLVIFALTALQPGDPVDQLIFGNPRITPEDIARLREAYGLNTPWPQRYVSWLMRAFQGEFGYSRDFGIPATQFIFTQRLPNTLLLTVPALIISTLIAVPLGIYSAIRQYSTLDYVLTFLSFVAFSAPVFWIGVMALYLFAVYLPQLTGGVIALPPGGLGSLSPEDGFWPFWLDRLKYLILPLSILMFREIAATTRFMRASFLEVIGQDFVRTARAKGLPNRSVIFKHALRNALIPIITILGLSIPGLFGGAVLTETVFSWPGMGRALLDSLVSKDFNVVMLCLMLLAILTVVFQLIADLAYALVDPRIRYS
- the moaD gene encoding molybdopterin converting factor subunit 1, encoding MRLNVVFFAHLRRDIGTEQLSMEAPEGADVRAVASLIEAQHGLSLKGCMVAVNETYATPEHPLKDGDEVAFLPPVAGGSDEGGTHCEMTDQPLSLQAADAFLVRPECGAQAYFVGTVRSPNKGKDVEHIDYEGYAPMANRVMQGAAAAAREQHGDLRVWLQHRTGRLLPGEASILIGVASPHRRAALEACDFLIEYLKVQIPVWKHETDDDGPHWVEGHSAHPAL
- a CDS encoding HesB/IscA family protein; this translates as MTAMTHPENHGDAPEKAMTISEYGAQKALGIIGQSGKENAGVRVFIKSGGCSGYQYGMAIDDRELEGDTVVVDRGVKLLVDHMSLSLLRGSEVDFVENMMGGGFTVNNPNATSSCGCGHSFRTDSAQSPDGEGSSGCGSH
- a CDS encoding peptide ABC transporter substrate-binding protein, which translates into the protein MKEVSLKKVLTLSALLLAPAVLAPALAGPANNSLIVGTSQEPPNIYDPWVTNNLAITSEINNWMGASLTGLDNDGNLFADMATTVPTVANGGYKVVKDASGKVIRNSLTYTIRPDAKWSDGSQITTADFEFWLMVQNDERVPVPDRYPFENAKITRGANNKTFTITFDPPYLFAEQAGAPGVAPSAAMKGAWDAFNAATKGQKPSDAVNEQWIKFLNQFTTSNNLPKVVAGPFKPTAWRPGNSLTLTRNANYWRKPSGGESKYVQTVTYRFIPNTNTLKVNVLSGQVDALATVGLSFDQAIDLQRGQRKFTTYFVPGSVWEHIDINTRGQKAKDLGLDDANIRQALLYAIDRPSLVKALFQGKQPVSNVFINPLATVYKKDVQAYPFDAAKAKALFAAAGWTPGSDGILQKGGKKFSLNFGTTAGNSVRERVQQILQAQWKAVGVQVNIQNYPASVFFGADFLSKGAEGKWDLAMYAWISNPIFEEGDLFKGSGVPTEANGYAGQNNSGWVNAEYDKLQLQARTEFNPAARNKLFDQMQTIWAKNVPSLPLYYRVNPYIQANGLANYDFSAYTLYPTWDAYRVGWTSKGAVSAHKQKE
- a CDS encoding cytochrome b, translating into MNQWLDERLHISRLNDKFLRKAFPVHHSFFLGEITLFSLIILIITGIVLALSYEPSNSLIVNSFDPGTADKPNLIPAAYHSALKMNAMPFGDMMRRVHHWTANIMVAAAVIHMMRIYFTGAFKKPREINWWIGMLLLIFAALTAVTGYILPYDNYAYNTVKVVYGIAASVPWVGSWLAQAAFAGNFPGDGIIPRIYGYHIMLLPGILLALTAAHMLLMIKQKHTQPQYAKRIAYKKIVGVPLLTQQTPIMLMLTLLFAGIIMLFSAFIPVHPVEFFGPPSTTPIENIKPDWYLLWVFGALAIIPSFEFHILGGIIGSEFVGAILLPTVVIGAMFAVPMLDRSKDNNYYAENPTNHPVRLAIGTSFMALLIIMSVAGYKPDLISANVLTTANANTVLWILMFVVPAATYFATIGIVRGIRALREADERESLSHSAAADD
- a CDS encoding ubiquinol-cytochrome c reductase iron-sulfur subunit, with translation MTRYRKQDPEITRRRFINAAMGTTATVGIVSLVGVLGTANPVFRLTRDKMPPVEGDILVHASASKEGEIIKVSELSEQLIRAWPMGKDKEGNNLIRKGDPNNVLALYRFPKGQIIAPTNLEATIDGEIVAYSDICTHAGCSVSDDDQTEGQMKCPCHSGQYDPKRGCKVVGGPPPRPLAQLPIKQDGDKLVVAGFFLENPYPFTESEWEARKEAVKAQLA
- a CDS encoding c-type cytochrome, with the translated sequence MPWVAIVCAAIMWILLLFLFNKETAPEPVTVDPAVVANISREYPTIGKELYASAGCVGCHGAQGQGGVGPALAGDAKILKDPVYVHNILINGKGGMPAYGEKLAENEIYAVANYVLNSWGNKIPELLTPATVAEGQTKIDPAVLKNRSRFVPEDIKLPEIFLATFIMVLLTYGLIGLYSVWTEGTELHPGIHKVRSTPIAMLAMVTTLGLTLLFSVLFARQMVIDYAGWGASEPVMPNVTAEGFYAAMILLLLALAIGLYKKFFMDGEVLVEDASGEFPW